A genomic region of Flavobacteriales bacterium contains the following coding sequences:
- the rpsC gene encoding 30S ribosomal protein S3: protein MGQKTNPIGNRLGIIRGWESNWYGGEDYGDKLAEDKKVRNYLYARLSKASVSRIIIERTLKLVTVTITTARPGIIIGKGGQEVDKLKEELKKLTGKEVQINIFEIKRPELDAHLVASSIARQIEGRISYRRATKMAIAAAMRMGAEGIKIQISGRLNGSEMARTEMFKDGRTPLHTFRADIDYALIEAHTTYGRLGVKVWIMKGEVFGKRDLSNVLGQKAGKAAAQGGGGGRRPAGGRRRKK from the coding sequence ATGGGACAGAAGACGAATCCAATAGGTAATAGACTTGGTATCATTCGCGGATGGGAGTCGAATTGGTACGGCGGAGAGGATTACGGCGATAAACTCGCCGAGGACAAGAAAGTTCGCAACTACCTGTATGCTCGCTTGTCTAAAGCTAGTGTATCTCGAATCATCATCGAGCGTACGTTGAAATTGGTCACAGTGACCATCACAACTGCTCGTCCAGGAATCATTATCGGAAAAGGCGGTCAAGAGGTTGATAAGTTGAAAGAGGAGTTGAAGAAACTTACCGGAAAGGAAGTCCAAATTAACATCTTCGAGATCAAGCGCCCCGAATTGGACGCGCATTTGGTAGCGTCTAGTATCGCCCGCCAAATCGAAGGACGTATCTCTTACCGTCGTGCAACTAAAATGGCTATTGCAGCTGCCATGCGAATGGGAGCAGAAGGTATCAAAATCCAGATCAGTGGTCGATTGAATGGTTCCGAGATGGCTCGTACTGAGATGTTCAAGGATGGTCGTACTCCATTGCACACATTCCGTGCGGATATTGACTATGCATTGATCGAAGCACACACGACTTACGGACGTTTGGGTGTGAAAGTTTGGATCATGAAAGGCGAGGTATTCGGTAAGCGTGACTTGTCGAATGTCCTTGGACAGAAAGCTGGTAAAGCAGCAGCTCAAGGTGGCGGCGGTGGCCGACGTCCAGCTGGAGGAAGAAGAAGAAAGAAGTAA
- the rplR gene encoding 50S ribosomal protein L18 yields MALTKSERRQRIKMRVRKKVTGNNERPRLSVFRSNKEIYAQLINDLTGETIVSASSLEKEIKSEGTKKEVAREVGKSVALKAAEKGISECSFDRNGYLYHGRVKELAEGAREGGLKF; encoded by the coding sequence ATGGCATTGACAAAATCCGAAAGAAGACAACGCATTAAAATGCGTGTCCGTAAAAAAGTTACTGGAAACAACGAACGTCCTAGACTGTCAGTTTTCCGTTCCAACAAAGAGATCTACGCCCAATTGATCAATGATCTAACTGGCGAGACCATCGTAAGTGCTTCATCTTTGGAAAAGGAGATCAAATCCGAAGGAACCAAGAAAGAAGTAGCTCGTGAAGTAGGTAAGTCCGTAGCGCTTAAAGCAGCCGAGAAAGGAATTTCGGAGTGCAGCTTCGATCGCAATGGTTACCTGTATCATGGTCGTGTTAAAGAATTGGCAGAAGGCGCCCGCGAAGGAGGTCTAAAATTTTAA
- the rplN gene encoding 50S ribosomal protein L14, with product MLQQESRLKVADNTGAREVLVIRVLGGTKRRYASVGDNVVVTIKDALPSGSVKKGQVSRAVVVRTKKEVRRPDGSYIRFDDNACVLLNPAGEMRGTRVFGPVARELRDKQYMKIVSLAPEVL from the coding sequence ATGTTACAGCAGGAGTCACGTCTGAAAGTTGCGGATAACACAGGAGCACGGGAAGTGTTGGTGATCCGCGTTCTGGGGGGTACGAAGCGTCGTTATGCATCGGTCGGTGACAATGTCGTCGTTACGATCAAGGATGCGCTTCCTTCAGGAAGTGTGAAAAAAGGTCAGGTTTCTCGTGCTGTAGTGGTTCGCACTAAAAAAGAAGTACGTCGACCAGATGGATCTTATATCCGTTTTGACGATAACGCTTGTGTTCTTTTGAACCCAGCAGGTGAAATGCGCGGTACTCGTGTATTTGGACCAGTAGCTCGTGAGTTGCGAGACAAGCAATACATGAAAATCGTATCACTCGCTCCAGAGGTACTATAA
- the rpsE gene encoding 30S ribosomal protein S5 translates to MLTEYKNVQRVKPTGIELKDRLVGIQRVTKVTKGGRTFGFSAIVVVGDENGVVGIGLGKSKEVSEAITKGIEDAKKNLVRIPLVKGTIPHAQEGKFGGARVFIRPAAHGTGVIAGGAMRAVLEAVGVHDVLAKSKGSSNPHNAVKATMDALLNLRDAGAVAAQRGISVQKVFNG, encoded by the coding sequence ATGTTAACAGAGTACAAAAACGTCCAACGAGTTAAGCCAACCGGAATCGAACTAAAAGACCGTTTGGTTGGGATTCAACGGGTAACTAAAGTGACCAAAGGGGGTCGTACCTTCGGATTCTCTGCCATCGTGGTAGTTGGTGATGAAAACGGAGTAGTAGGAATCGGTTTGGGTAAATCGAAAGAAGTATCAGAAGCGATCACCAAAGGAATCGAGGATGCTAAGAAGAACTTGGTTCGCATTCCATTGGTTAAAGGAACCATTCCTCACGCTCAGGAAGGGAAATTCGGTGGCGCTCGCGTTTTTATTCGCCCTGCTGCCCATGGTACTGGAGTAATCGCTGGAGGTGCAATGCGCGCTGTTCTTGAGGCCGTTGGAGTTCATGATGTATTGGCGAAGTCGAAGGGATCTTCGAATCCACACAACGCTGTAAAGGCAACCATGGACGCACTTTTGAACTTGCGCGATGCAGGTGCAGTAGCAGCACAACGTGGAATCTCTGTTCAAAAAGTATTTAACGGATAA
- the secY gene encoding preprotein translocase subunit SecY encodes MKKFIETINNIWKIEELRNRILTTLGFLLVYRLGSYVVLPGIDPAQLEALQEQASSGLLGLLNLFTGGAFAQASILALGIMPYISASIVIQLMGLAVPYLQKLQKEGESGRRKVNQITRYLTILITAAQAPGYIANLQSQLPETAFLLGPGTFWFSSMVLLVSGTIFTMWLGEKITDRGIGNGISLIIMIGIIASLPKSFVQEFVSRLESTGGGLVVLLVEIVILLVVILFSVALVQGVRRVPVQYAKQVVGNKQYGGGVRQYLPLKVNAAGVMPIIFAQAIMFVPITLAGFTGGESNWFINEFSNFQGFWYNFIFALMIIIFTYFYTAITVNTNQMADDMKRNGGFIPGVKPGKLTADFLDTVMSRITLPGSIFLALIAILPAFAMKAGVNQQFSQFYGGTSLLIMVGVVLDTLQQIESYLLNRHYDGLMKTGRLKGRTTTGASI; translated from the coding sequence ATGAAGAAGTTTATAGAAACAATCAACAATATCTGGAAGATCGAGGAACTCCGGAATCGTATCCTAACTACATTGGGTTTTCTGCTCGTGTATCGTTTAGGATCGTACGTAGTTCTTCCGGGTATCGATCCAGCGCAATTAGAGGCCTTACAAGAACAAGCGTCATCGGGACTTTTGGGTCTCTTGAACCTGTTTACTGGTGGTGCATTCGCGCAGGCTTCGATCCTTGCGTTGGGAATCATGCCCTACATCTCTGCGTCCATTGTGATACAGTTGATGGGATTGGCTGTTCCTTATCTACAGAAGTTGCAAAAGGAAGGAGAGAGCGGTCGTCGGAAGGTCAATCAGATCACTCGATACTTGACCATACTTATTACCGCTGCACAGGCCCCAGGGTACATTGCAAACCTTCAATCGCAGTTGCCTGAAACGGCATTTTTGTTGGGACCTGGAACTTTCTGGTTCAGCAGTATGGTACTCCTCGTGTCCGGAACAATCTTTACAATGTGGTTGGGAGAGAAGATCACCGACCGAGGAATCGGAAACGGAATCTCCTTGATCATTATGATCGGTATCATTGCTAGCCTTCCAAAGTCATTTGTGCAAGAGTTCGTATCTCGCCTTGAAAGTACAGGTGGTGGATTGGTCGTTCTCCTTGTCGAGATCGTGATTTTATTGGTCGTGATCCTGTTCTCTGTAGCTCTGGTGCAAGGTGTACGCAGGGTTCCGGTTCAGTACGCGAAACAAGTTGTAGGTAACAAGCAATACGGTGGTGGAGTTCGTCAGTATTTGCCCTTGAAGGTGAATGCCGCAGGGGTAATGCCGATCATTTTCGCCCAAGCCATCATGTTCGTGCCTATTACCTTAGCAGGCTTTACCGGTGGTGAGAGCAATTGGTTCATTAACGAGTTCTCGAATTTTCAAGGTTTTTGGTACAACTTCATCTTTGCCTTGATGATCATCATCTTCACTTATTTCTATACTGCCATTACCGTTAATACGAACCAGATGGCAGATGATATGAAGAGAAATGGTGGATTTATTCCAGGCGTGAAACCGGGAAAACTTACAGCTGATTTCTTGGATACGGTGATGTCTAGAATTACGTTGCCCGGTTCTATTTTCTTGGCGTTGATCGCCATTTTACCGGCATTCGCAATGAAGGCAGGAGTTAATCAACAGTTTTCTCAATTCTACGGAGGAACATCCCTGCTGATCATGGTAGGAGTTGTACTCGATACACTTCAGCAAATTGAATCGTATCTATTGAACCGTCACTATGATGGTTTGATGAAAACGGGAAGATTGAAAGGAAGAACAACAACAGGAGCATCAATATAA
- the rpsS gene encoding 30S ribosomal protein S19: MARSLKKGPYVHFKLERKVLAQAESGKKGVIKTWSRASMITPDFVGMTIAVHNGRQFVPVYVTENMVGHKLGEFALTSTFRGHAGNKKDKGKR, translated from the coding sequence ATGGCAAGATCATTAAAAAAAGGCCCATACGTACACTTCAAACTTGAGCGCAAGGTATTGGCACAAGCAGAAAGTGGTAAAAAGGGTGTGATTAAGACCTGGTCTCGTGCGTCAATGATCACTCCTGATTTCGTCGGAATGACGATTGCAGTGCACAACGGACGTCAATTCGTTCCAGTATATGTTACGGAGAACATGGTTGGTCACAAATTGGGTGAGTTCGCATTGACGAGCACATTCCGTGGACACGCAGGTAACAAGAAAGACAAGGGCAAACGATAA
- the rplF gene encoding 50S ribosomal protein L6 encodes MSRIGKNPIEIPQGAEVKIDGQMVGVKGPKGEMSLELSTGITATLEEGTLELVRENESKQLKALHGTNRALISNMIKGVTDGFTKSLELVGVGYRASNQGQKLDLSLGYSHNIIFEIPGEVKVETKSEKGQNPTVLLSSHDNQLLGMVAAKIRSFRKPEPYKGKGVRFTGEYIRRKAGKAAG; translated from the coding sequence ATGTCACGTATTGGTAAAAACCCGATTGAGATTCCACAAGGAGCTGAGGTCAAGATTGATGGCCAAATGGTTGGTGTGAAGGGCCCGAAAGGTGAGATGAGCCTTGAACTCTCTACCGGAATTACGGCAACGCTTGAAGAAGGTACCTTGGAATTGGTTCGTGAGAATGAATCAAAGCAGCTTAAGGCACTCCACGGTACTAATCGCGCTTTGATCAGCAACATGATAAAAGGTGTGACCGATGGTTTCACTAAATCACTGGAGCTCGTTGGAGTTGGATACCGCGCCAGTAATCAAGGTCAAAAATTGGATCTCTCTTTGGGGTACAGTCACAATATTATTTTTGAGATACCAGGCGAGGTAAAAGTTGAAACGAAGTCTGAAAAGGGACAAAACCCTACGGTTCTTTTAAGTTCTCATGACAACCAGTTATTGGGAATGGTGGCCGCAAAGATTCGTTCATTCCGCAAGCCAGAACCGTACAAAGGAAAAGGAGTGCGCTTCACTGGAGAATATATTCGTCGTAAAGCAGGTAAGGCTGCAGGTTAA
- the rplE gene encoding 50S ribosomal protein L5, whose protein sequence is MSDYKPRLTTEYKERIVPALTEEFGYTNVMRVPKLKKIVLSQGVGEAVADKRVIESALEEMTMIAGQKAVSTKSKKDISNFKLRKGMPIGARVTLRGERMYEFLERLIVAALPRIRDFRGVDEGFDGRGNYNLGITEQIIFPEIDIDKVNRISGMDITFVTSAETDAEAKALLKQFGIPFKK, encoded by the coding sequence ATGAGTGACTACAAACCGAGATTAACTACCGAGTACAAGGAGCGTATCGTTCCTGCTTTGACCGAAGAGTTTGGTTACACGAATGTAATGCGCGTACCTAAACTGAAGAAGATCGTTCTGAGCCAAGGAGTTGGTGAAGCTGTGGCTGATAAGCGAGTGATCGAATCGGCATTGGAAGAAATGACCATGATCGCAGGTCAGAAGGCCGTTTCGACTAAGTCAAAGAAGGACATCAGTAACTTCAAGTTGAGAAAAGGCATGCCTATCGGTGCACGAGTTACTCTACGTGGAGAGAGAATGTACGAATTCTTGGAGCGCCTTATCGTAGCGGCATTGCCACGTATTCGTGACTTCCGTGGGGTAGATGAGGGTTTCGATGGTCGTGGAAATTACAACCTGGGAATCACCGAGCAGATCATCTTCCCAGAGATCGATATTGATAAAGTGAACCGTATCAGCGGTATGGATATCACATTTGTAACGAGTGCCGAAACAGATGCAGAGGCAAAGGCACTTTTGAAACAATTTGGAATTCCTTTTAAAAAGTAA
- the rplV gene encoding 50S ribosomal protein L22: protein MGSRKHNVAEARKEANKEVAFAKLRNCPTSPRKMRLVADMVRGMNADKALFMLKYSNKEAAQRMEKLLQSAIANWEQKFDAAFDVDSGLYIKEVYVDSARMLKRLQTAPQGRAHRIRKRSNHVTMVLDTRKNTEE from the coding sequence ATGGGTTCAAGAAAACACAACGTAGCGGAAGCGCGCAAAGAGGCAAACAAAGAAGTAGCCTTTGCAAAACTACGCAATTGTCCGACCTCGCCTCGCAAAATGCGCTTGGTCGCTGATATGGTTCGCGGAATGAACGCAGATAAAGCGTTGTTTATGTTGAAGTACTCCAATAAGGAGGCTGCTCAACGTATGGAGAAGCTTTTGCAGAGTGCGATCGCGAATTGGGAACAGAAGTTCGATGCGGCCTTTGATGTCGACTCAGGTTTGTATATCAAGGAAGTGTATGTAGATAGCGCCCGCATGTTGAAGCGTTTGCAAACTGCTCCTCAAGGACGAGCTCATAGAATTCGTAAGCGTTCTAACCACGTTACTATGGTTTTGGATACGCGCAAAAACACTGAAGAATAA
- the rpsM gene encoding 30S ribosomal protein S13 — protein sequence MARIAGVDLPRNKRGVIGLTYIFGIGMSRSEEILTKADVDVNTKVEDWSDDELARIRNIISEEYKVEGELRSEVQTNIKRLMDIGCNRGIRHRAGLPLRGQRTKNNSRTRKGKRKTVANKKKATK from the coding sequence ATGGCACGTATTGCAGGGGTGGATTTGCCCAGAAACAAGAGAGGAGTAATTGGTTTGACCTACATTTTCGGTATCGGAATGAGTCGATCTGAAGAGATTTTGACGAAAGCAGATGTAGACGTCAATACCAAAGTTGAAGACTGGTCTGATGACGAGTTGGCACGTATTCGTAACATCATCTCCGAGGAGTACAAGGTAGAAGGAGAACTTCGTTCAGAAGTTCAAACGAACATCAAGCGCCTTATGGATATCGGATGCAACCGTGGAATCCGTCACCGAGCCGGATTGCCATTGCGTGGTCAGCGTACCAAAAACAACTCCCGAACACGTAAAGGAAAACGGAAAACAGTTGCTAACAAGAAAAAAGCAACTAAATAA
- the rplO gene encoding 50S ribosomal protein L15: MDLSNLQPAKGSNKKGNRVGRGEGSKKGGTSGRGHKGAKSRSGYSKKIGFEGGQMPLQRRVPKFGFKNPNRVEYVAINLDTLQRLVDDKKVKGEINIDTFIANGFASKNDKIKILGRGELEAKLDITVHKVSASAKSAIEEKGGSVNLL, translated from the coding sequence ATGGATTTAAGTAATCTGCAACCTGCGAAAGGATCAAACAAAAAGGGAAACCGAGTAGGCCGCGGAGAGGGAAGCAAGAAAGGCGGAACTTCCGGGCGTGGGCACAAAGGAGCGAAATCTCGCTCTGGATACTCGAAGAAGATCGGTTTTGAAGGAGGTCAAATGCCACTTCAACGTCGTGTTCCAAAATTCGGTTTCAAGAATCCTAATCGCGTTGAGTATGTAGCCATTAACCTGGATACCCTCCAGCGTTTGGTTGACGACAAAAAAGTGAAGGGAGAAATTAATATCGACACCTTCATCGCTAATGGATTTGCCAGCAAGAACGACAAGATCAAGATCTTAGGTCGTGGTGAGTTGGAAGCCAAATTGGACATTACCGTACACAAAGTCTCTGCCTCAGCCAAAAGTGCGATCGAGGAAAAGGGTGGATCTGTAAACTTGCTCTAA
- the ykgO gene encoding type B 50S ribosomal protein L36 — MKVRASLKKRSADCKIVRRKGRLYVINKKNPKFKQRQG; from the coding sequence ATGAAAGTAAGAGCGTCATTGAAAAAGAGAAGTGCTGACTGCAAGATCGTCCGTCGCAAGGGTCGTTTGTACGTCATCAACAAGAAAAATCCAAAATTTAAGCAACGTCAGGGTTAA
- the rpsD gene encoding 30S ribosomal protein S4 — MARYRGPKTKIARRFGEAIFGPDRSFEKRNYPPGQHGVNKRRGKKSEYAIQLMEKQKAKYTYGLLERQFSNMFKKASSSKGVTGEVLLQLCEARLDNVVFRMGIANSRRQARQLVSHRHILVNGEVASIPSMTLSAGDVVGVREKSKGLVVIEDSLRDNRAGQYEWIEWNGETMEGKFLAIPDRQQIPENIKEQLIVELYSK, encoded by the coding sequence ATGGCAAGATATAGAGGACCAAAAACTAAAATCGCTCGTCGCTTCGGAGAAGCTATTTTCGGACCGGATCGTTCTTTTGAGAAAAGAAACTATCCTCCTGGACAGCACGGTGTTAACAAGCGCCGTGGAAAGAAGAGCGAATATGCTATCCAGTTAATGGAGAAGCAAAAAGCTAAGTACACTTACGGTCTATTGGAGCGTCAATTCTCGAACATGTTCAAGAAGGCCTCGAGTAGTAAGGGTGTAACTGGTGAAGTATTGCTCCAACTTTGTGAGGCTCGCTTAGACAATGTGGTTTTCCGCATGGGTATTGCGAACTCACGTCGTCAAGCACGCCAGTTGGTATCGCACCGTCACATTCTCGTGAATGGTGAGGTCGCTAGCATTCCTTCAATGACCCTGAGTGCAGGTGATGTAGTAGGAGTTCGTGAAAAGAGTAAAGGACTAGTTGTTATCGAGGACTCTTTGCGCGACAACAGAGCTGGTCAGTACGAATGGATCGAATGGAATGGGGAGACCATGGAAGGAAAATTCCTTGCTATTCCAGATCGTCAACAAATCCCGGAGAACATCAAGGAACAGTTGATCGTCGAATTGTACTCTAAGTAA
- the rpmD gene encoding 50S ribosomal protein L30: protein MATIKVKQVRSVINRPKRQKDTMIALGFKKMNQVVEHNDTPQIRGMIAKVSHLIEIVE, encoded by the coding sequence ATGGCTACAATTAAAGTAAAACAAGTACGAAGCGTGATCAACCGTCCCAAGCGTCAGAAGGACACAATGATCGCATTGGGCTTCAAAAAGATGAATCAAGTCGTTGAGCACAACGATACTCCTCAAATTCGAGGAATGATCGCAAAGGTGAGCCACTTGATCGAAATTGTTGAATAA
- the rpmC gene encoding 50S ribosomal protein L29 yields the protein MKQSVIIEMSTAELIERIGEENNRLAELKMSHAVSQLENPMELRQMRKTIARLNTELTKRNAEQASN from the coding sequence ATGAAACAATCAGTAATCATTGAAATGTCGACAGCCGAATTGATCGAGCGTATCGGCGAGGAGAATAACCGTTTGGCAGAGCTTAAGATGAGTCACGCAGTTTCTCAATTGGAAAATCCTATGGAATTGCGTCAAATGAGAAAGACCATTGCTCGCTTGAACACTGAATTGACCAAGAGAAACGCAGAACAAGCCTCCAATTAA
- the rpsQ gene encoding 30S ribosomal protein S17 has product METTARNLRKERIGIVTSNKMDKSAVVMIERKVRHPMYGKFVKKTSKFMIHDEQNDCNIGDTVRIMETRPMSKNKNWHLLEIIERAK; this is encoded by the coding sequence ATGGAAACAACAGCAAGAAATTTAAGGAAAGAGCGTATCGGTATCGTAACCAGCAATAAGATGGATAAATCGGCTGTGGTTATGATCGAGCGCAAAGTAAGGCACCCGATGTACGGAAAATTCGTGAAGAAGACTTCTAAGTTCATGATTCACGATGAGCAGAACGACTGCAACATCGGCGATACGGTTCGTATTATGGAAACGCGTCCAATGAGCAAGAACAAGAATTGGCACTTGTTAGAAATTATTGAAAGAGCGAAGTAA
- the rpsK gene encoding 30S ribosomal protein S11 — translation MAKTTKKVRKSKVKVDAIGEAHISASFNNIIISLTNKTGQVISWSSAGKMSFRGSKKNTPYAAQVAAEDCAGRASEAGVKKVKVYVKGLGNGRESAIRALHNSGIDVTEIIDVTPLPHNGCRPPKRRRV, via the coding sequence ATGGCGAAGACGACTAAAAAAGTAAGAAAGAGCAAAGTAAAGGTCGATGCGATCGGAGAAGCGCATATTAGCGCTTCTTTCAATAACATCATCATTTCTTTGACTAATAAGACTGGCCAAGTAATTTCTTGGTCGTCTGCTGGGAAAATGAGCTTCCGAGGCTCTAAGAAGAATACTCCGTATGCAGCTCAGGTTGCTGCAGAAGATTGCGCAGGTCGCGCAAGCGAGGCCGGGGTGAAAAAGGTGAAAGTGTACGTAAAGGGCCTTGGTAATGGACGAGAGAGCGCTATTCGTGCCCTTCACAATTCCGGTATTGACGTTACCGAGATCATCGACGTTACGCCTTTGCCACACAATGGCTGCCGTCCACCTAAGCGTCGTCGTGTATAA
- the rplP gene encoding 50S ribosomal protein L16: protein MLQPKRTKFRRVQKGRMKGNAQRGNQLAFGAFGIKALEQTWMTSRQIEAARIAATRYMKREGQLWIRVFPDKPITKKPAEVRMGKGKGAPEYWAAVVKPGRMLFELDGVPMDVAKEALRLAAQKLPITTKFVVRRDYTGQ, encoded by the coding sequence ATGTTACAGCCGAAAAGAACCAAATTTCGTCGCGTACAGAAGGGTCGCATGAAGGGGAACGCTCAACGCGGAAACCAGTTGGCCTTCGGAGCTTTTGGTATCAAAGCACTCGAACAAACGTGGATGACATCTCGTCAGATCGAGGCTGCTCGTATTGCAGCTACACGTTACATGAAACGTGAAGGACAGCTTTGGATTCGCGTATTTCCCGATAAGCCGATCACTAAGAAACCAGCAGAGGTTCGAATGGGTAAGGGTAAAGGAGCGCCAGAATACTGGGCAGCGGTTGTAAAGCCGGGCCGTATGTTGTTCGAGCTTGATGGAGTTCCAATGGATGTGGCGAAAGAGGCACTCCGTTTGGCCGCTCAGAAGCTGCCGATCACGACCAAGTTTGTTGTACGCCGAGACTATACTGGACAATAA
- the rplX gene encoding 50S ribosomal protein L24, whose protein sequence is MTKLHLKKGDSVQVIAGEYKGEQGKVLEVFPAKSRAIVEGVNVVTKHVKPSAANPQGGITEEEVPIHISNLMVLDPKSGEPTRIGRRVNDEGKIERYSKTSGEVLK, encoded by the coding sequence ATGACCAAGCTTCATTTGAAAAAAGGAGATAGTGTACAAGTGATCGCTGGAGAGTACAAAGGCGAGCAGGGAAAAGTACTTGAGGTATTCCCAGCTAAATCACGAGCTATCGTAGAAGGTGTGAACGTGGTTACAAAACACGTTAAGCCGAGTGCAGCGAATCCACAAGGTGGTATCACCGAAGAAGAGGTACCCATTCACATTTCAAATTTGATGGTTCTAGATCCTAAATCAGGAGAGCCAACCCGAATCGGACGTCGCGTGAATGATGAAGGTAAAATTGAAAGGTATTCTAAAACATCCGGGGAGGTATTGAAATGA
- the infA gene encoding translation initiation factor IF-1: protein MAKQAAIEQDGTIVEALSNAMFRVELENGHVVTAHISGKMRMHYIKLLPGDKVKLEMSPYDLSKARITYRY, encoded by the coding sequence ATGGCCAAACAAGCGGCAATCGAACAAGACGGAACAATTGTAGAAGCATTATCCAACGCGATGTTTCGCGTGGAGCTTGAAAACGGGCATGTAGTAACAGCTCACATTTCAGGAAAGATGAGAATGCACTACATCAAATTGCTTCCGGGAGATAAGGTAAAGCTCGAGATGTCTCCGTATGATTTGTCTAAGGCCAGAATTACGTATCGCTACTAA
- the rpsN gene encoding 30S ribosomal protein S14, giving the protein MAKESMKARERKRQALVDKYAEKRAALKAAGDYEALQKLPKNASPVRLHNRCKLTWRPKGYMRQFGISRVTFREMANQGLIPGVKKASW; this is encoded by the coding sequence ATGGCCAAGGAATCAATGAAAGCGCGTGAGCGCAAACGTCAAGCACTGGTAGACAAATACGCGGAAAAGCGTGCAGCTTTGAAGGCTGCAGGTGACTACGAAGCACTTCAGAAATTGCCAAAGAACGCATCTCCCGTACGTCTTCATAACCGTTGCAAATTAACATGGCGCCCTAAAGGATATATGCGTCAATTCGGAATCTCAAGGGTGACTTTCCGCGAAATGGCGAATCAAGGGTTAATTCCTGGAGTAAAGAAAGCCAGCTGGTAA
- the rpsH gene encoding 30S ribosomal protein S8, producing the protein MTTDPIADLLTRMRNAMLAGHKVVDVPSSKIKVEIAKILKEQGYIRDYKVEEDNKQGVLRIALKYNAKTKMPAIKKLERVSRPGLRQYSNAEKMPRVLNGLGIAIVSTSNGVMTNKMARQENVGGEVLCYVY; encoded by the coding sequence ATGACAACAGATCCAATTGCAGATTTATTGACTCGCATGCGAAATGCGATGTTGGCTGGACACAAAGTAGTTGATGTGCCATCTTCAAAGATCAAGGTAGAAATCGCCAAGATTCTTAAAGAACAAGGTTATATCCGCGACTACAAAGTAGAAGAAGACAACAAACAAGGTGTTTTGCGTATAGCTTTGAAATACAATGCGAAAACCAAGATGCCTGCTATCAAGAAACTTGAGCGCGTAAGCCGTCCGGGTCTTCGTCAATACAGCAACGCTGAAAAAATGCCACGCGTATTGAATGGCTTGGGAATTGCTATCGTCTCAACTTCGAATGGTGTTATGACGAACAAAATGGCTCGTCAAGAGAATGTTGGTGGAGAAGTGCTCTGCTACGTTTATTAA